One Tepidanaerobacter syntrophicus DNA segment encodes these proteins:
- a CDS encoding dipeptidase produces MKTAYKGYKAYSYLEPGKDYQDFEFVDWNWTGGYLVPLDETQEERVQRLAKEKIFIALHEHPTLFPKDMSKTPEYNTAGREFCAYEALSHSCIDCVFDNMMDGTNTISSKAGWKWQDIIHDLGMRLCDIAHQDFLIHCKRVEDIYKAHEEGKIAWVAVVEGAAPIENELDRIDILYGLGVRQLGITYSESNALGNGLKEDNDGGLTKFGKAAVERMNKVGMLIDVSHCGPKTAYDAVTYSQKPIIASHCGARALWDSKRLFHDDLIKAIAEKGGVVGVEAAPHTTMTKTHMTHDIESVMEHFEYIANLVGIEHVSFGTDSLYGDHVALHNVYSANLSKKETSNINAEYEEVKYVKGLENPTEGSWNIIRWLVKHGYSDEDIEKVISGNALRVLKQVWS; encoded by the coding sequence ATAAAAACAGCATATAAGGGTTATAAGGCTTATTCTTATTTAGAGCCAGGCAAGGATTATCAAGATTTCGAGTTTGTTGATTGGAATTGGACAGGCGGTTATTTAGTGCCACTCGATGAAACCCAGGAAGAAAGAGTTCAAAGGTTAGCAAAAGAAAAGATTTTTATTGCTTTGCATGAACATCCTACTTTATTTCCAAAGGATATGTCGAAAACTCCGGAGTATAATACAGCAGGAAGAGAGTTTTGCGCATATGAAGCATTATCTCATTCTTGCATAGACTGTGTTTTTGATAATATGATGGATGGAACAAATACAATTTCATCCAAAGCGGGTTGGAAATGGCAAGACATAATTCACGATTTAGGAATGCGATTATGTGATATCGCCCATCAAGATTTTTTAATTCATTGCAAACGAGTTGAAGATATCTATAAGGCGCATGAAGAAGGAAAAATTGCATGGGTCGCCGTAGTTGAAGGCGCTGCTCCTATTGAAAACGAGTTAGACAGGATTGATATTCTTTATGGCCTTGGTGTAAGGCAACTAGGAATTACTTATTCTGAGTCAAATGCTCTTGGTAATGGTCTTAAAGAAGATAATGATGGTGGTCTAACAAAATTTGGCAAAGCAGCCGTGGAACGTATGAATAAAGTGGGAATGCTCATTGACGTATCTCATTGCGGACCAAAAACTGCTTACGACGCAGTTACGTATTCTCAAAAGCCTATAATCGCCAGTCATTGCGGGGCAAGAGCATTATGGGACAGTAAAAGACTTTTTCATGATGATTTAATAAAAGCTATTGCAGAAAAAGGTGGAGTTGTCGGAGTGGAAGCCGCACCGCATACCACAATGACAAAAACGCATATGACACATGATATTGAATCAGTAATGGAGCACTTTGAGTATATCGCAAATCTTGTTGGAATTGAGCACGTATCTTTTGGAACAGATTCTCTATATGGAGACCACGTAGCTTTGCATAATGTTTACTCCGCAAATCTATCCAAGAAAGAGACGAGTAATATTAATGCAGAATATGAAGAAGTAAAATATGTTAAAGGTCTCGAAAATCCAACAGAAGGATCTTGGAATATTATAAGGTGGCTAGTAAAACACGGGTATTCTGACGAAGATATAGAAAAAGTTATCAGCGGGAATGCTCTCAGGGTCTTAAAACAGGTTTGGAGTTAA